From the genome of Haloterrigena sp. KLK7, one region includes:
- a CDS encoding HEAT repeat domain-containing protein: MSDDEAAEDGADEPADEEPEPVDLEAIREALERFEDDVESLESDLEAAETEDDLDVVEAEIESFRDEFDDIEIPDPPETDEDEDEDEEDEVTPEEELQERYDEIESDVSDLESDLEDQRGPYGEDVVSEINGVSGTITGTRWTEEGNAELIEAVDDFLDDLNELLGTSVTLSNEGEEVPDQLDATLDRAVEAVEDAALDADDDAETIAGLLEATDDLESDVDDATEWTDLEIREQLRREGYYDVLDHVKDFPPEWHALKVHEKRGNVDQILLAYETFDSDYMEEHCLEALERMGPEEAMEPMIQKAGRRDQAAMRILGKIGIADDEVVEALVDYVDSNPNLQRPAFRALGEIGAEDAVEPIAQQLVADEPDVRSWAARALGLIGDTRAIEPLADVLAEDDQDRVRASAAWALNQIGTEDALEIVAEYGDDRAYLVQAEAEKATPEPAA; the protein is encoded by the coding sequence CCATCCGCGAGGCCCTCGAACGGTTCGAAGACGACGTCGAGTCGCTCGAGAGCGACCTCGAGGCCGCCGAGACCGAAGACGACCTGGACGTCGTCGAGGCCGAGATCGAATCGTTCCGCGACGAGTTCGACGACATCGAGATCCCCGATCCGCCGGAGACCGACGAAGACGAAGACGAGGACGAAGAGGACGAAGTCACGCCCGAGGAGGAACTCCAGGAGCGCTACGACGAGATCGAGAGCGACGTCTCCGATCTCGAGTCCGACCTCGAGGACCAGCGCGGTCCCTACGGCGAGGACGTCGTGAGCGAGATCAACGGCGTCAGCGGGACGATCACGGGCACCCGCTGGACCGAGGAGGGCAACGCCGAACTGATCGAGGCCGTCGACGACTTCCTCGACGACCTGAACGAACTGCTCGGCACCTCCGTCACGCTGAGCAACGAGGGCGAGGAGGTCCCCGACCAGTTGGACGCGACCCTCGACCGCGCCGTCGAGGCCGTCGAGGACGCCGCCCTCGACGCGGACGACGACGCCGAGACGATCGCCGGCCTGCTCGAGGCCACGGACGACCTCGAGTCGGACGTCGACGACGCGACCGAGTGGACCGACCTCGAGATCCGCGAGCAACTGCGCCGCGAGGGCTATTACGACGTGCTCGACCACGTCAAGGACTTCCCGCCGGAGTGGCACGCCCTGAAGGTCCACGAGAAGCGCGGCAACGTCGACCAGATCCTGCTGGCCTACGAGACCTTCGACTCCGACTACATGGAGGAACACTGCCTCGAGGCCCTCGAACGCATGGGCCCCGAGGAGGCCATGGAACCGATGATCCAGAAGGCGGGCCGCCGCGACCAGGCGGCGATGCGCATCCTGGGCAAGATCGGGATCGCCGACGACGAGGTCGTCGAGGCGCTCGTCGACTACGTCGACTCGAATCCCAACCTCCAGCGGCCCGCGTTCCGCGCGCTCGGTGAGATCGGCGCCGAGGACGCCGTCGAGCCGATCGCCCAGCAACTGGTCGCCGACGAGCCCGACGTCCGGAGCTGGGCCGCCCGCGCGCTCGGCCTGATCGGCGACACCCGCGCCATCGAACCGCTCGCGGACGTCCTGGCCGAGGACGATCAGGACCGCGTCCGCGCCAGCGCCGCCTGGGCGTTAAACCAGATCGGCACCGAGGATGCCCTCGAGATCGTCGCCGAGTACGGCGACGACCGCGCGTATCTCGTCCAGGCCGAGGCCGAGAAGGCGACGCCCGAGCCCGCGGCCTGA
- a CDS encoding phospholipase D-like domain-containing protein: protein MEYRHAPVLTLVAIGLVTGGLIGAAVFAVDTATSHTSAVTVANGASVEPTVSQVEGSDGTAGHGCPARAMGPAGSPVETAGGSDRPADGVRIVELYPNPTIRDNVGEYLVLEVSPGTQLGNWTITDGYTIAGLPNETVSRRVAVSTAPNVTSRLTEYPVIELEGTLRLAVDGDTLELRNGTTTVDTVAYDRAPTAERWYRSGDSGRDEMATVGPAAGDWHPRGATCLPVSTADVEDATAFVLPDAPAVPLETLRDADDRLLLAGYTFTSEAVADELVAAADRGVDVAVLLEASPVGGTPAATADVLETLEASDVDVRVIGGEDSRYRYHHPKYAVADDRVLVTTENWKPSGVGGESSRGWGVRLESQSLAADLATVFRADFEGRDTSSGAAYRRNASFVDDGPVFSSPDPEFPTNHGPSTVPVESAELLLAPDNAAHRIEALLESADDEILVLQPSIADDVSLLESTLEAARRGVDVRILLGSTEYNADENRALAADLERLADRENLQLDVRLVEDTDRFEKIHAKGIVIDRETAVVGSANWNSNSLENNREVLLALHGEAIATYYADVFEDDWQGDGGSSTLTVGVALAVIAALALAALVGRRYVRFGDPS from the coding sequence ATGGAATACCGGCATGCCCCCGTCCTCACACTCGTCGCTATCGGCCTCGTTACCGGCGGACTGATCGGAGCCGCCGTGTTCGCCGTCGATACTGCCACGAGCCATACGAGTGCCGTGACCGTCGCAAACGGAGCGAGTGTCGAACCGACAGTCTCTCAAGTTGAAGGAAGTGACGGTACGGCAGGACACGGATGTCCGGCTCGTGCGATGGGGCCAGCGGGCTCGCCAGTCGAGACGGCGGGGGGATCTGACCGACCTGCGGACGGCGTCCGGATCGTCGAACTCTACCCGAATCCCACGATTCGCGACAACGTCGGTGAGTATCTCGTCCTTGAGGTGTCGCCCGGAACCCAACTCGGGAACTGGACGATCACCGACGGCTACACGATTGCCGGACTGCCGAATGAGACCGTCTCTAGACGCGTCGCCGTAAGCACGGCGCCGAACGTTACCAGCAGACTGACCGAGTATCCGGTGATCGAACTCGAGGGGACCCTGCGGCTTGCCGTCGACGGCGATACTCTCGAGCTCCGGAACGGGACGACGACCGTCGATACGGTCGCGTACGATCGAGCGCCGACGGCGGAACGGTGGTACCGTAGCGGCGACAGTGGGCGCGACGAGATGGCCACCGTGGGACCCGCAGCCGGCGACTGGCACCCCCGCGGCGCGACCTGCCTGCCGGTCTCGACGGCCGATGTCGAGGACGCGACGGCGTTCGTCCTCCCCGACGCGCCCGCAGTGCCACTCGAGACACTCCGCGACGCTGACGACCGCCTGCTGCTGGCCGGCTACACGTTCACGTCCGAGGCGGTCGCCGACGAACTGGTCGCTGCCGCCGACCGCGGTGTCGACGTCGCGGTCCTCCTCGAGGCGAGCCCGGTCGGTGGCACGCCCGCGGCGACCGCGGACGTCCTCGAGACGCTCGAGGCGAGCGACGTCGACGTTCGCGTCATCGGCGGCGAAGACTCGCGGTACCGCTATCACCACCCCAAGTACGCAGTCGCCGACGACCGCGTGCTGGTCACGACCGAGAACTGGAAACCGTCGGGCGTCGGCGGCGAGAGCAGCCGCGGCTGGGGCGTCCGCCTCGAGTCACAGTCTCTCGCGGCCGATCTCGCGACCGTCTTCCGCGCGGACTTCGAGGGCCGCGATACGTCGTCGGGAGCGGCCTATCGCAGAAACGCTTCGTTCGTCGACGACGGTCCCGTCTTTTCGTCGCCCGACCCCGAGTTCCCGACGAACCACGGGCCCTCGACCGTTCCCGTCGAGTCCGCCGAGCTCCTGCTCGCACCGGACAACGCAGCGCACCGTATCGAAGCGTTGCTCGAGAGCGCTGACGACGAGATCCTCGTCCTGCAGCCGTCTATCGCCGACGACGTGTCGCTGCTCGAGTCGACCCTCGAGGCCGCCCGCCGCGGCGTCGACGTCCGTATCCTGCTCGGATCGACGGAGTACAACGCCGACGAGAACCGGGCGTTGGCCGCGGATCTCGAGCGCCTCGCCGACCGGGAGAACCTGCAGCTCGACGTCCGATTGGTCGAGGACACCGACCGGTTCGAGAAGATCCACGCGAAGGGAATCGTGATCGATCGCGAAACGGCGGTCGTCGGAAGCGCCAACTGGAATTCGAACTCGCTCGAGAACAACCGCGAGGTCCTGCTGGCGCTGCACGGCGAGGCGATCGCGACCTACTACGCGGACGTCTTCGAGGACGACTGGCAGGGCGACGGCGGGTCGTCGACGCTCACCGTCGGCGTCGCTCTCGCCGTCATCGCCGCGCTCGCCCTCGCGGCGCTGGTCGGGCGTCGGTACGTTCGGTTCGGCGATCCGTCATGA
- a CDS encoding metal-dependent transcriptional regulator yields the protein MNTADQYLKAIYLAQRIEDGPASTGTLADLLEVSPASVNEMIGKLEDRGLVDHEKYKGASLTDEGLGRAHDALQTYCIIERFLANVLEVEEYQDEARALESVIDDTVAERLDTIIDRPGECPDCFDAERDACERLEVGDGCAD from the coding sequence ATGAACACTGCAGACCAATACCTCAAGGCGATCTATCTGGCTCAACGCATCGAGGACGGCCCCGCATCGACCGGCACGCTCGCGGACTTGCTCGAGGTCAGCCCGGCCAGCGTCAACGAGATGATCGGCAAGCTCGAGGACCGGGGACTCGTCGACCACGAGAAGTACAAGGGGGCGAGTCTGACCGACGAGGGACTCGGGCGCGCCCACGACGCCCTCCAGACCTACTGTATCATCGAGCGCTTCCTCGCGAACGTCCTCGAGGTCGAGGAGTATCAGGACGAGGCCCGCGCCTTAGAGAGCGTCATCGACGACACCGTCGCGGAACGCCTCGATACGATTATCGACCGGCCCGGCGAGTGTCCAGACTGTTTCGACGCCGAACGGGACGCCTGCGAGCGACTCGAGGTCGGCGACGGCTGTGCGGACTGA
- a CDS encoding ferritin-like domain-containing protein yields the protein MSLGQRVSSDHQLTRLLQIGVVLEEVVESRAAHHLDSLPPEERAAIDEEVRELLEEAADESADHRERLEALIDDLEADTVAYEEINALVDAQYGPPEDTDGVLYDQLANEETAYKFYDDLIDAIEASDGEFAIDRERLLETLYEIREEEKEGVEEVTEIMEHRA from the coding sequence ATGAGTCTGGGACAGCGCGTCTCGAGCGACCACCAGCTGACCCGATTGCTCCAGATCGGAGTCGTGCTGGAGGAGGTCGTCGAGTCACGCGCCGCCCACCACCTCGACTCGCTGCCCCCCGAAGAGCGAGCGGCGATCGACGAGGAGGTGCGGGAGTTGCTCGAGGAGGCCGCCGACGAGTCGGCCGATCACCGCGAGCGACTCGAGGCGCTGATCGACGATCTCGAGGCCGACACCGTCGCGTACGAGGAAATCAACGCGTTGGTCGACGCCCAGTACGGACCGCCCGAGGACACCGACGGCGTCCTCTACGACCAACTGGCGAACGAGGAGACGGCCTACAAGTTCTACGACGACCTGATCGACGCGATCGAGGCCTCCGACGGCGAGTTCGCGATCGATCGCGAGCGCCTCCTCGAGACCCTCTACGAGATCCGCGAGGAGGAGAAAGAGGGCGTCGAAGAGGTGACCGAGATCATGGAGCACAGAGCATGA